One Novipirellula caenicola genomic window carries:
- a CDS encoding ferritin-like domain-containing protein → MIQMIRTKQRKSFLADRDAAATLGRGSHAEPTSDLRVSIQNQAHWNNAQWSRYFIRNLADEPAIPWSDLPTLTEAERVAIATSVQTFQLGESGEGRHIKRCARNWIECGGDPDYLAALTLFLQEENRHAAWLGRFLTQEGVPRLQKQWSDGCFRFLRHMAGLRTSISVLVTAEILAQVYYLALMRATDSPTLRAICRRILRDERAHVVFQQNQKGNLSTNWAKVRRFCVQSLETILFKVARRIVWHEHHAVFRAASMDWTTYRNRTSRRWVAASKWSRNTLVARNSSDSNRGNC, encoded by the coding sequence ATGATCCAAATGATTCGTACCAAGCAGCGCAAGTCTTTCTTGGCGGACCGCGACGCCGCTGCGACGCTCGGACGTGGTTCGCACGCCGAGCCAACATCGGATTTGCGAGTTTCGATTCAGAACCAAGCTCACTGGAACAATGCGCAGTGGAGTCGTTATTTCATCCGTAACCTAGCGGACGAACCCGCGATCCCGTGGTCCGATTTGCCGACGCTGACCGAGGCCGAGCGTGTTGCGATTGCGACTTCGGTGCAGACGTTTCAGTTAGGCGAAAGTGGCGAGGGGCGTCATATCAAACGTTGTGCACGAAATTGGATCGAATGCGGCGGCGACCCAGATTACTTGGCCGCGTTGACATTATTTTTACAGGAAGAAAATCGCCATGCGGCATGGCTCGGGCGTTTTTTGACTCAAGAAGGAGTTCCGCGATTGCAAAAGCAGTGGTCCGACGGATGCTTTCGCTTCTTGCGTCACATGGCAGGTTTGCGGACATCGATCTCGGTGTTGGTCACCGCCGAAATCCTGGCTCAGGTGTACTATTTAGCCTTGATGCGAGCGACCGATTCGCCCACGCTGCGAGCGATCTGTCGGCGGATCTTGCGTGACGAACGGGCTCACGTGGTATTTCAGCAGAATCAGAAAGGCAATCTATCAACGAATTGGGCAAAGGTGCGTCGTTTTTGCGTTCAATCCTTGGAAACGATTCTGTTCAAAGTTGCCCGGCGAATTGTCTGGCACGAACACCATGCGGTGTTTCGAGCCGCGTCGATGGACTGGACGACCTACCGCAACCGCACCTCACGCCGCTGGGTCGCCGCAAGCAAATGGAGCCGAAACACACTTGTTGCGAGAAATTCGAGCGATTCAAATAGAGGGAACTGCTGA
- a CDS encoding transcriptional regulator has protein sequence MADAKRKVVAASPSSSGRFAYEGLDRVMHEKARLGLMTCLAGAPEGLTFNELKRLCDLTDGNLNRHLKQLADANLVRLVRDDAARRPQTTCLLTDAGRESFTAYLAELQRVLADAQHQINAQHETNARKKSAARLATDSH, from the coding sequence ATGGCGGATGCAAAACGTAAAGTGGTAGCGGCGTCGCCTTCCTCCTCAGGACGCTTTGCCTACGAAGGACTTGATCGCGTCATGCACGAAAAAGCTCGCTTGGGGCTGATGACTTGTTTGGCCGGTGCCCCCGAAGGATTGACGTTCAACGAGCTGAAACGACTTTGTGATCTGACCGACGGCAATTTGAACCGGCACTTAAAACAACTTGCCGACGCCAACCTCGTTCGCCTGGTGCGTGATGATGCGGCACGACGCCCGCAAACGACGTGCTTACTGACTGATGCAGGCCGCGAAAGTTTTACTGCGTATCTAGCGGAACTGCAACGTGTGCTCGCCGATGCCCAGCATCAAATCAACGCCCAACACGAAACCAACGCTCGGAAAAAATCCGCGGCACGACTCGCCACCGATTCACATTGA